One window of the Lysobacter sp. S4-A87 genome contains the following:
- a CDS encoding PilX N-terminal domain-containing pilus assembly protein yields MHRQPSFPRQQRGAVLYVALIFLILLSLLGIVGMQVASLQERMASNYRATNMAFQRAEGLARLQEVQLNTGTRFVPRAGERDEERRCDDPSPVRGSAWAEARSNDDDPDTAIVVSRLNECTPGFSIAQGSRPVNEKPVIWQISSFSTDVAAAPTSDAAVETVFMP; encoded by the coding sequence ATGCATCGTCAACCTTCGTTTCCCAGGCAGCAGCGCGGCGCGGTCCTCTATGTTGCCCTCATCTTCCTCATCCTCCTGTCGCTGCTGGGCATCGTCGGCATGCAGGTGGCTTCGCTGCAGGAGCGGATGGCATCCAACTACCGCGCCACCAACATGGCCTTCCAGCGCGCCGAAGGCCTGGCGCGCCTGCAGGAAGTGCAGCTCAACACCGGCACGCGTTTCGTGCCGCGCGCCGGCGAGCGCGACGAAGAGCGTCGCTGCGACGACCCCAGTCCCGTCCGCGGTTCGGCCTGGGCCGAAGCGCGCAGCAACGACGACGATCCCGACACGGCGATCGTCGTCTCCCGCCTCAACGAATGCACGCCCGGCTTCTCGATTGCCCAGGGCTCGCGTCCAGTCAACGAGAAGCCGGTGATCTGGCAGATCTCGTCGTTTTCCACCGACGTAGCGGCAGCTCCCACCTCCGACGCCGCCGTCGAAACCGTATTCATGCCTTAA
- the ppnN gene encoding nucleotide 5'-monophosphate nucleosidase PpnN translates to MSATIETTLPTVNARIYPKGGLDVLSRDEVARLRDVSTGMHDLLRRCALAVLTSGSASDDPRAARELYPEFDIQVHQQDRGVRIDLAHAPAMAFVDGEIIRGVAELLFAVVRDLAYTAMELGPDSNKDLETSSGITDSVFGLLRNARILHPTEPNLVVCWGGHSISRDEYVYTKQVGYELGLRGLDICTGCGPGAMKGPMKGATIAHAKQRRNRTRYIGITEPGIIAAESPNPIVNHLVIMPDIEKRLEAFVRLGHGIIVFPGGVGTAEEILYLLGILLREENAHLPFPLIFTGPTASAPYFEQIDRFIRLTLGEEATKRYEIIVGDPDKVAKRMSTGIRKVREHRIAQKDSFFFNWSVDIPLAFQRPFVPTHEAMASLDLHHGRKPHELAADLRRAFSGIVAGNVKEDGMRRIEAHGPFEIHGDADMMQSLDALLRAFVEQRRMKIAGEYKPCYRVVA, encoded by the coding sequence ATGAGCGCCACCATTGAAACCACCCTCCCCACCGTCAACGCCCGCATCTACCCCAAGGGCGGGCTCGACGTCCTCTCGCGGGACGAGGTCGCGCGCCTGCGCGATGTGTCCACCGGCATGCACGACCTGCTGCGCCGCTGCGCGCTGGCGGTGCTGACCAGCGGCAGCGCATCCGATGACCCGCGCGCCGCGCGCGAGCTGTACCCCGAATTCGACATCCAGGTGCACCAGCAGGATCGCGGCGTGCGCATCGACCTGGCCCATGCGCCGGCAATGGCCTTCGTCGACGGCGAGATCATCCGCGGCGTCGCCGAGCTCCTGTTCGCCGTGGTCCGGGACTTGGCCTACACGGCGATGGAACTCGGGCCGGACAGCAACAAGGACCTGGAGACCTCGTCGGGGATCACCGACTCGGTGTTCGGCCTGCTGCGCAACGCGCGCATCCTGCATCCGACCGAACCCAACCTGGTGGTGTGCTGGGGCGGCCACTCGATCTCGCGCGACGAATACGTCTACACCAAGCAGGTGGGTTACGAGCTGGGCCTGCGCGGCCTCGACATCTGCACCGGCTGCGGCCCGGGCGCGATGAAGGGCCCGATGAAGGGCGCGACGATTGCCCATGCGAAGCAGCGTCGGAACCGCACGCGCTACATCGGCATCACCGAGCCGGGCATCATCGCCGCCGAATCGCCGAACCCGATCGTCAACCACCTGGTGATCATGCCGGACATCGAAAAGCGCCTGGAGGCGTTCGTCCGGCTCGGCCACGGCATCATCGTGTTCCCCGGTGGTGTCGGCACCGCCGAGGAAATCCTCTACCTGCTCGGCATCCTGCTGCGCGAAGAGAACGCGCACCTGCCGTTCCCGCTGATCTTCACCGGCCCGACCGCGTCGGCGCCGTACTTCGAGCAGATCGACAGGTTCATCCGCCTGACCCTGGGCGAGGAAGCGACCAAGCGCTACGAGATCATCGTCGGCGACCCGGACAAGGTCGCCAAGCGCATGTCGACCGGCATCCGCAAGGTCCGCGAGCACCGCATCGCGCAGAAGGATTCGTTCTTCTTCAACTGGTCGGTCGACATCCCGCTGGCGTTCCAGCGTCCGTTCGTGCCGACCCACGAGGCGATGGCCTCGCTCGACCTGCACCACGGCCGCAAGCCGCACGAGCTGGCCGCCGACCTGCGCCGCGCGTTCTCCGGCATCGTCGCCGGCAACGTCAAGGAAGACGGCATGCGCCGGATCGAGGCGCACGGCCCGTTCGAGATTCACGGTGACGCCGACATGATGCAGTCGCTCGATGCGCTGCTGCGTGCGTTCGTCGAGCAGCGCCGCATGAAGATCGCCGGCGAGTACAAGCCGTGCTATCGGGTGGTTGCCTGA
- the grxD gene encoding Grx4 family monothiol glutaredoxin produces MSVMERIQAEVESHPIVLFMKGTAQFPMCGFSSRAVQALKAAGANELHTVNVLEDPEIRANLPRYSNWPTFPQLFIHGELIGGCDITMELFESGELARMISETHSQ; encoded by the coding sequence ATGTCCGTAATGGAGCGGATCCAGGCTGAAGTCGAAAGCCATCCGATCGTCCTTTTCATGAAGGGGACGGCGCAGTTCCCGATGTGCGGCTTTTCCAGCCGCGCGGTGCAGGCGCTCAAGGCCGCCGGAGCGAACGAGCTGCACACCGTCAACGTGCTCGAGGATCCGGAGATCCGTGCCAACCTGCCGCGCTATTCGAACTGGCCGACGTTTCCGCAGTTGTTCATCCACGGCGAGCTGATCGGCGGCTGCGACATCACCATGGAGCTGTTCGAGTCCGGCGAGCTGGCGCGCATGATCAGCGAGACGCACAGCCAGTGA
- a CDS encoding GspH/FimT family pseudopilin, translated as MAIGMALAYPSFNGVIRSNRIATSTNNVIAALNLARTEAIRSNRGAGVCPSSTGTSCNGSDWNVGYLAYTDLDGSGDWTAGDTALRYIEANNQLGLTAAAGAGESGTGTISQVAFDRSGRVTQAVDLSLKLTGCKTGQDYQRRIVIRRSGQARMAKETCQ; from the coding sequence ATGGCCATTGGCATGGCCTTGGCCTATCCATCGTTCAACGGCGTCATCCGCTCCAACCGCATCGCCACATCGACCAACAACGTCATCGCGGCGCTCAACCTGGCACGCACCGAGGCCATCCGCAGCAACCGCGGCGCCGGCGTGTGTCCGTCCTCGACCGGCACGTCCTGCAACGGCTCCGACTGGAACGTGGGCTACCTCGCCTACACCGACCTCGACGGCAGCGGAGACTGGACGGCTGGCGACACGGCGCTGCGCTACATCGAAGCCAACAACCAGCTGGGGCTGACCGCCGCCGCCGGTGCCGGCGAATCCGGCACGGGCACGATCTCCCAGGTGGCGTTCGACCGCTCCGGCCGAGTAACGCAGGCGGTTGATCTTTCCCTGAAACTGACTGGCTGCAAGACCGGCCAGGACTACCAGCGGCGGATCGTGATCAGGCGATCCGGACAGGCCCGCATGGCCAAGGAGACCTGCCAGTGA
- a CDS encoding histidine kinase — protein sequence MPKSQPAHSPLDALWQPSAILWTMLSGEAVALLLALAPGMDEQRLRYFALVSVAIQWMLLWSIATLYLLRRPLRSLPPQRIAYVVLAILLISTWAITAAIGFFFRDGWNLSAGEWRWTQWRLIGMVMTVGALGVAVFQSQWRARQLALRAKQLELEALQARIRPHFLFNTLNTGAALVHRRPEEVERLLLDLADLFRAALAGPRDISLEDELALARRYLEIESLRFGERLQVNWKLPRELPPVTVPALSIQPLVENAIRHGIERRPGGGEIEIAVTTTPETVIVRIINPLPPSGQENRLGHQVGLNASQVRIEAFTSGRGSVHTQLEGKRFIATVRLPVAGAPD from the coding sequence ATGCCCAAATCGCAACCCGCACACAGCCCGCTGGACGCCCTTTGGCAGCCGTCCGCGATCCTGTGGACGATGCTTTCGGGCGAGGCCGTGGCACTGCTGCTGGCACTGGCGCCAGGCATGGACGAACAGCGGCTGCGCTATTTCGCCCTGGTTTCGGTGGCGATCCAGTGGATGCTGCTGTGGAGCATCGCCACGCTCTACCTGCTGCGCCGACCGCTGCGCTCCTTGCCGCCGCAGCGGATCGCCTATGTGGTCCTTGCCATCCTGCTGATCAGCACTTGGGCGATCACCGCCGCGATCGGATTCTTCTTCCGCGATGGCTGGAATCTGTCCGCAGGGGAATGGCGCTGGACCCAATGGCGCCTGATCGGCATGGTCATGACGGTGGGCGCGCTGGGCGTGGCCGTGTTCCAGAGCCAGTGGCGGGCACGCCAGCTCGCCCTGCGCGCCAAGCAGCTCGAACTGGAAGCGCTGCAGGCGCGTATCCGCCCGCATTTCCTCTTCAATACCCTCAACACCGGGGCCGCGCTGGTGCACCGCCGCCCGGAAGAAGTGGAGCGGCTGCTGCTGGACCTGGCCGATCTGTTCCGCGCGGCGCTGGCCGGGCCGCGCGACATCTCGCTCGAAGACGAGCTGGCGCTGGCGCGGCGCTACCTGGAGATCGAGTCGCTACGCTTCGGCGAGCGCCTGCAGGTGAACTGGAAACTGCCCAGGGAGCTTCCGCCGGTGACGGTTCCGGCATTGTCGATCCAGCCCCTGGTGGAAAACGCGATCCGCCACGGCATCGAGCGCCGGCCGGGCGGCGGCGAAATCGAGATCGCGGTGACGACGACGCCCGAAACCGTGATCGTGCGCATCATCAATCCGCTGCCCCCCAGTGGCCAGGAGAACCGCCTCGGCCATCAGGTAGGCCTCAACGCCTCCCAAGTCCGGATCGAGGCGTTCACCAGCGGCCGCGGCAGTGTCCATACCCAGCTTGAAGGCAAGCGCTTCATCGCGACGGTGCGACTGCCGGTTGCAGGGGCTCCGGACTGA
- a CDS encoding PilW family protein, translating into MNSRPSNTPRSAAGLSLIELMIAMAIGVVLLLGLVQVMSASRAAYQLSTGVARTQENARFAVDFIQRDVRMAGHMGCVNDQAHMSPEMPGASDASRQGLNLWFLTAAQRTARNYAALNTGANVALRFDLGVQGYEASTTAPGDTAVLAAGTPVAGNANQWSPALPTAIANLGPIAGSDIIVVRFLSRDGVPASLVSSSATSYTITPDSYGSSVSTTNSTGLFGLADCKQASIFASKTVNATSGALTVDVTGLNASGLIGDEWGYEGAANKPMLFRAETVVYYVAAGAGTNADGTRPPALFRARAINDGTGFTFVAEELVEGIETIQLLYGMDEHLPANLPRGNVERMRIASAVSNSTNPDNTAGDLWRRVGTVQVGLLMRSADRSRAQQSSTAPKVLGVTMKRGATDTTADGHYRSVYETTVALRNRLFGN; encoded by the coding sequence ATGAACAGCCGCCCTTCCAATACCCCGCGTTCCGCGGCCGGTCTGTCGCTGATCGAGCTGATGATCGCCATGGCCATTGGTGTCGTCCTGCTGCTTGGCCTGGTGCAGGTGATGAGCGCATCGCGCGCGGCCTACCAGTTGTCGACCGGTGTCGCCAGGACGCAGGAGAACGCCCGTTTTGCGGTGGATTTCATCCAGCGCGACGTGCGCATGGCCGGCCACATGGGTTGCGTCAACGACCAGGCGCACATGTCGCCGGAGATGCCTGGTGCGAGCGACGCCAGCCGGCAGGGTCTCAACCTGTGGTTCCTGACCGCTGCCCAGCGCACGGCACGCAACTACGCCGCCCTCAACACCGGCGCCAACGTCGCACTGCGTTTCGACCTGGGCGTGCAGGGCTACGAGGCCTCGACGACGGCCCCGGGTGACACCGCGGTGCTGGCGGCTGGAACCCCGGTGGCGGGCAACGCCAACCAGTGGTCGCCGGCATTGCCCACGGCCATTGCCAACCTTGGCCCCATCGCAGGCAGCGACATCATCGTCGTGCGGTTCCTTTCGCGCGACGGCGTACCTGCTTCGCTGGTGTCTTCGTCGGCCACCAGCTACACGATCACGCCCGATTCCTACGGCAGCAGCGTCAGCACGACCAATTCCACCGGCCTGTTCGGGCTGGCCGACTGCAAGCAGGCCAGCATCTTCGCCTCCAAGACGGTCAATGCCACCTCCGGCGCCCTCACGGTCGATGTGACCGGTCTCAACGCCAGCGGCCTGATTGGTGACGAGTGGGGTTACGAGGGTGCGGCGAACAAGCCGATGCTCTTTCGCGCCGAAACCGTCGTTTACTACGTCGCCGCTGGCGCCGGCACCAATGCCGACGGTACCCGTCCGCCGGCCTTGTTCCGTGCCCGCGCAATCAACGACGGCACCGGATTCACGTTCGTTGCCGAAGAACTGGTCGAGGGCATCGAAACCATCCAGCTGCTATATGGCATGGACGAACACCTCCCGGCCAACCTGCCGCGCGGCAACGTCGAGCGCATGCGCATCGCCTCGGCGGTCTCCAACTCGACCAATCCCGACAACACCGCCGGTGACCTGTGGCGTCGCGTCGGAACGGTCCAGGTCGGCCTGCTGATGCGCAGTGCCGACCGGTCGCGTGCACAGCAGTCCTCCACTGCACCCAAGGTGCTCGGCGTGACCATGAAGCGCGGCGCGACCGATACCACCGCCGATGGTCACTATCGATCCGTCTACGAGACGACGGTGGCCCTGCGCAACCGTCTGTTCGGCAACTGA
- a CDS encoding YhgN family NAAT transporter: MTIASAALLLFLILDPLGNVPVFLSLLRGLPPKRQRIVLARELLIALGVLMMFLWGGKYALELMHLRQESVSIAGGIVLFLIGIRMIFPPPEGLMGEIPDGEPFIVPMAIPLVAGPSGMAAVMLMGSNEPTRLGEWSLALLIAWGATAAILFSATLLYKLMGIRALTAIERLMGMLLVAISVQMFLDGLGTYLQIAPP, from the coding sequence ATGACGATTGCCTCGGCAGCCCTGCTGCTGTTCCTGATCCTGGACCCGCTCGGCAACGTGCCGGTGTTCCTGAGCCTGCTGCGCGGCCTGCCGCCCAAGCGGCAGCGGATCGTGCTCGCGCGCGAGCTGCTGATCGCGCTGGGCGTGCTGATGATGTTCCTGTGGGGCGGCAAGTACGCCCTGGAACTGATGCACCTGCGCCAGGAGTCGGTGTCGATCGCCGGCGGCATCGTCCTGTTCCTGATCGGCATCCGCATGATCTTCCCGCCGCCGGAAGGGCTGATGGGCGAGATCCCCGATGGCGAGCCTTTCATCGTGCCGATGGCCATTCCGCTGGTGGCGGGGCCGTCGGGCATGGCCGCGGTGATGCTGATGGGCAGCAACGAGCCCACCCGCCTGGGCGAATGGAGCCTGGCCCTGCTGATCGCCTGGGGCGCGACCGCGGCGATCCTTTTCAGCGCCACATTGCTCTACAAGCTCATGGGCATCCGCGCGCTGACCGCCATCGAGCGACTGATGGGCATGCTGCTGGTTGCCATCTCGGTGCAGATGTTCCTCGACGGCCTGGGCACCTACCTGCAGATCGCTCCCCCGTAA
- a CDS encoding SDR family NAD(P)-dependent oxidoreductase, with the protein MDRPLDGRVILVTGAHGGLGQAAALACARAGATVVLLGRKLPKLNRVYDALSQAGPEPLLYPLDLEGASPDDYAEMAQRLESEVGRLDGVLHCAAEFAGLTPLAQTDPAVFARAIHVNLTAPWWLTQACLPLLGKAPDASVVFVLDDPARIGKAYWGGYGVAKQGLAGLVGTLHGELANTSVRVAGLQPGPMRTPLRAKAYVEDSDRAAVEPAAYAAACVTLLSPAGAAHRGQVWNPPAATALPTLPTLSGL; encoded by the coding sequence GTGGACCGCCCCCTCGACGGTCGCGTGATCCTGGTGACCGGCGCCCACGGTGGCCTGGGCCAGGCCGCGGCGCTGGCGTGCGCGCGTGCCGGTGCAACGGTCGTGCTGCTCGGACGCAAGCTGCCGAAGTTGAACCGCGTGTACGACGCGCTGAGCCAGGCCGGGCCGGAGCCGCTGCTGTATCCGCTCGACCTCGAAGGTGCATCGCCCGACGATTACGCCGAGATGGCGCAGCGGCTGGAAAGCGAAGTGGGGCGCCTCGATGGCGTGCTGCACTGCGCCGCCGAGTTCGCCGGGCTGACGCCGCTGGCGCAGACCGACCCGGCGGTGTTCGCGCGCGCGATCCACGTCAACCTCACCGCACCGTGGTGGCTGACCCAGGCCTGCCTGCCGCTGCTGGGCAAGGCGCCGGATGCCTCGGTGGTGTTCGTGCTCGACGATCCCGCCCGCATCGGCAAGGCCTACTGGGGTGGCTACGGAGTGGCCAAGCAGGGCCTGGCCGGCCTGGTCGGCACCCTCCATGGCGAACTGGCCAACACGTCCGTGCGCGTGGCCGGTCTGCAACCGGGCCCGATGCGCACGCCGCTGCGTGCCAAGGCCTACGTCGAAGACAGCGACCGCGCCGCGGTCGAACCGGCGGCCTACGCCGCTGCCTGCGTCACCCTCCTGTCGCCGGCCGGCGCGGCCCACCGTGGCCAGGTCTGGAATCCTCCGGCCGCCACCGCACTGCCGACGTTGCCGACGCTTTCCGGCCTTTGA
- a CDS encoding TonB-dependent receptor, producing the protein MTHPNRVRMSKLALGLFAALATSSVFAQATSAGIGGRVVAADGQPVAGAEVVITHTESGTVSRAITGADGRYNARGLRVGGPYTVTINKAGAGTTSQDGVFLNLDKVNQVDLSLNNEVTTLESVQAISYGGSEVFSANKMGAGSNVTREQIETMPSINRNLQDFARLDPRIVQSDKARNEITVGGQNPRYNVIRVDGISSADSFGLQGNGLPTPRQPFSMDTIDEIAVDVANYDVTISGGTGGVINAVTKSGTNEFHGSVYGIYRDNDWSGKNQNDIRPKLFDNEQTYGMTFGGPLIKDKLFFFANYENYTGKDLFTGNSGFGPVGSGESNIVGITQAQIDEIIAISQAKGFNPGTLAKPSLDTESEEYGLKIDWNITDAQRASFRYGKTEQSTPFLQGFSNSSLALNTYHYVQDFELETYSAQLFSDWTDTFSTEAKVSYRDYTAVRNPLADLPAIAVRVGSNTLNFGTEENTHANVLGTKTWNGFFAGNLFLGDHTVKFGVDYESNEVYNLFGRRTNGVYTFNSIAAYAANQSSRYQLFYPQGGDLDAMAAVFTQENLGLFVQDSWAVNANLTLTYGLRYDHSIVDDKPVFNAQASSLFGVRNDNTIDGADLWSPRFGFNYTLDSERPSQVRGGVGLFKGAAATVWLANPYANNGVTYTDYFDSNGTTLFSPDPRGQLAVAQSGGTPGLQSVDFIDNDVVQPSVWKSNIAFDTELPWWGVVASTELVLTSVKDGIYYQQLNLGNATRLGTDGRALFWNTAGYNPVNWNRDGVSSGGATARANRSTSFNDAIIAKRTGKGESQQLTLSLNKPFNDGDWSWAASYTYTNANEVSPLTSSTSSSNLGNVSVFQSNEEVSATSSYEIKNRFLATASWKHAFFGDSNTIVSLVYEGRSGRPYSYTFDNDANGDGRVNDLLYIPAGLDDVIIGQGATKAAEEATFWALINNNEYLNSHRGQVAERNAVESEWVNQFDLHIAQEFPGFMDGHKGEVSVDILNVGNLLNKDWGRVEEMSFPGMRGVVEYGGVDTATGKYIYRVNTPDALTIYDDKGISRWAAQVSVRYKF; encoded by the coding sequence ATGACCCATCCGAACCGCGTACGTATGTCCAAGCTCGCGCTTGGTCTGTTCGCCGCCCTTGCCACTTCTTCTGTGTTCGCCCAGGCCACTTCGGCCGGTATCGGTGGCCGCGTCGTCGCTGCAGACGGCCAGCCGGTCGCCGGCGCCGAAGTCGTCATCACCCACACCGAGTCGGGCACGGTCAGCCGCGCCATCACCGGTGCAGATGGTCGCTACAACGCCCGCGGCCTGCGCGTCGGTGGTCCGTACACGGTCACCATCAACAAGGCCGGTGCCGGCACGACCAGCCAGGATGGCGTCTTCCTCAACCTCGACAAGGTCAACCAGGTCGACCTGTCGTTGAACAACGAAGTCACCACGCTGGAATCGGTGCAGGCAATCTCGTACGGCGGCTCGGAAGTGTTCAGCGCCAACAAGATGGGCGCCGGCTCGAACGTGACCCGCGAGCAGATCGAGACGATGCCGAGCATCAATCGCAACCTGCAGGATTTCGCCCGCCTCGACCCGCGCATCGTGCAGAGCGACAAGGCCCGCAACGAAATCACGGTCGGCGGCCAGAACCCGCGCTATAACGTGATCCGCGTCGACGGCATCAGCAGCGCCGACTCCTTCGGCCTGCAGGGCAACGGCCTGCCGACCCCGCGCCAGCCGTTCTCGATGGACACCATCGATGAGATCGCGGTCGACGTCGCCAACTACGACGTGACCATCTCCGGCGGCACCGGCGGCGTGATCAACGCCGTGACCAAGTCGGGCACCAACGAGTTCCACGGTTCGGTCTACGGCATCTACCGTGACAACGACTGGTCGGGCAAGAACCAGAACGACATCCGTCCGAAGCTGTTCGACAACGAGCAGACCTACGGCATGACCTTCGGCGGCCCGCTGATCAAGGACAAGCTGTTCTTCTTCGCCAACTACGAGAACTACACCGGCAAGGACCTGTTCACCGGCAACTCCGGTTTCGGTCCGGTCGGTTCGGGCGAGAGCAACATCGTCGGCATCACCCAGGCGCAGATCGACGAGATCATCGCGATTTCCCAGGCCAAGGGTTTCAACCCGGGCACGCTGGCCAAGCCTTCCCTCGACACCGAGAGCGAAGAGTACGGCCTGAAGATTGACTGGAACATCACCGACGCACAGCGCGCCAGCTTCCGCTACGGCAAGACCGAGCAGAGCACGCCGTTCCTGCAGGGCTTCAGCAACTCGTCGCTCGCCCTGAACACCTACCACTACGTGCAGGACTTCGAACTGGAGACCTACAGCGCGCAGCTGTTCAGTGACTGGACCGACACGTTCTCCACCGAAGCCAAGGTTTCGTACCGCGACTACACCGCCGTGCGCAATCCGCTGGCAGACCTGCCGGCCATCGCCGTGCGCGTCGGCAGCAACACCCTGAACTTCGGCACGGAAGAGAACACCCACGCCAACGTCCTCGGTACGAAGACCTGGAACGGCTTCTTCGCCGGCAACCTCTTCCTCGGCGACCACACCGTCAAGTTCGGCGTGGACTACGAGTCCAACGAGGTCTACAACCTGTTCGGCCGCCGCACGAATGGTGTCTACACCTTCAACAGCATCGCCGCCTACGCCGCCAACCAGTCCAGCCGCTACCAGCTGTTCTACCCGCAGGGCGGCGACCTGGACGCGATGGCAGCCGTGTTCACCCAGGAGAACCTGGGCTTGTTCGTGCAGGACAGCTGGGCGGTCAACGCCAACCTGACCCTGACCTACGGCCTGCGTTACGACCATTCGATCGTCGACGACAAGCCGGTGTTCAATGCGCAGGCCTCGTCGCTGTTCGGCGTGCGTAACGACAACACCATCGACGGCGCCGACCTGTGGTCGCCGCGCTTCGGCTTCAACTACACCCTGGACAGCGAGCGTCCGAGCCAGGTCCGTGGTGGCGTTGGCCTGTTCAAGGGCGCGGCGGCAACGGTGTGGCTGGCCAACCCGTACGCCAACAACGGTGTCACCTACACCGACTATTTCGACTCCAACGGCACCACCCTGTTCTCGCCTGATCCGCGCGGCCAGCTGGCGGTTGCCCAGTCGGGCGGCACTCCGGGCCTGCAGTCGGTCGACTTCATCGACAACGATGTGGTGCAGCCGTCGGTCTGGAAGTCCAACATCGCGTTCGACACCGAGCTGCCGTGGTGGGGCGTGGTCGCATCGACCGAGCTGGTTCTGACCTCGGTCAAGGACGGCATCTACTACCAGCAGCTCAACCTGGGTAACGCGACCAGGCTCGGCACGGATGGTCGCGCGCTCTTCTGGAACACGGCTGGCTACAACCCCGTTAACTGGAACCGCGATGGCGTCTCCAGCGGCGGTGCCACCGCGCGCGCCAACCGCTCGACGAGCTTCAACGACGCCATCATCGCCAAGCGCACCGGCAAGGGCGAAAGCCAGCAGCTGACGTTGTCGCTGAACAAGCCCTTCAACGACGGCGACTGGTCGTGGGCCGCGTCCTACACCTACACCAACGCCAATGAAGTCAGCCCGCTGACCAGCTCGACCTCGAGCTCGAACCTGGGCAACGTCTCGGTCTTCCAGTCCAACGAGGAAGTCAGCGCGACCTCCAGCTACGAGATCAAGAACCGCTTCCTGGCCACGGCCAGCTGGAAGCACGCGTTCTTCGGCGACAGCAACACCATCGTGTCGCTGGTCTATGAGGGCCGTTCGGGTCGTCCGTACAGCTACACCTTCGACAACGATGCCAACGGCGACGGTCGCGTCAACGACCTGCTGTACATCCCGGCCGGTCTCGACGACGTGATCATCGGGCAGGGCGCCACGAAGGCTGCGGAAGAGGCAACGTTCTGGGCGTTGATCAACAACAACGAGTACCTCAATTCGCATCGCGGCCAGGTTGCCGAGCGCAACGCGGTGGAAAGCGAATGGGTCAACCAGTTCGATCTGCACATCGCCCAGGAATTCCCGGGCTTCATGGACGGTCACAAGGGTGAAGTGTCGGTCGACATCCTCAACGTCGGCAACCTGCTCAACAAGGACTGGGGCCGAGTCGAGGAAATGTCGTTCCCGGGCATGCGCGGCGTGGTCGAGTACGGCGGCGTCGATACCGCGACCGGCAAGTACATCTACCGCGTCAATACGCCTGACGCTCTGACGATCTACGACGACAAGGGCATCTCGCGCTGGGCCGCCCAGGTCAGCGTGCGCTACAAGTTCTGA
- the pilV gene encoding type IV pilus modification protein PilV: protein MIRRSAKVTHSPQGRQSGFSLIEVLMALLVLALGLLGLAFLQVLNVRYTSSAEHRTMATNLATEAFDMMRSNPRHLVVYNRVTEGYFTGYTPDTAGCSKVGDDAATALNNIVRWRCDVASQLPAGRGSIVIAGSEAAGFTATVSLSWSDDVGRADGQAGVPGKTTTFQVTSTL, encoded by the coding sequence GTGATCCGACGCAGCGCGAAAGTGACGCATTCCCCGCAAGGCCGCCAGAGCGGCTTTTCGCTCATCGAAGTGTTGATGGCACTGCTGGTGCTGGCACTGGGCCTGCTTGGCCTGGCGTTCCTGCAGGTGTTGAACGTGCGCTACACCAGTAGCGCCGAACACCGCACGATGGCGACCAACCTGGCGACCGAAGCGTTCGACATGATGCGCTCCAATCCCCGTCACCTGGTGGTCTACAACCGTGTGACCGAGGGCTATTTCACCGGCTACACGCCCGACACCGCCGGTTGCAGCAAGGTTGGCGACGACGCCGCGACTGCACTCAACAACATCGTGCGCTGGCGCTGCGATGTCGCGTCCCAGCTTCCGGCCGGGCGCGGCAGCATCGTGATTGCAGGCAGCGAGGCCGCCGGCTTCACCGCCACCGTCTCGCTGAGCTGGTCCGACGACGTCGGTCGTGCCGATGGCCAGGCAGGCGTTCCCGGCAAGACCACTACGTTCCAGGTCACCTCCACCCTATGA
- a CDS encoding Fe-Mn family superoxide dismutase, with the protein MAIELPALPYDRTALEPHISGETIDFHYGKHHKTYVDNLNKMIEGTEFAGMALEEIIRKSQGGMFNNAAQIWNHTFYWNCLAPAAPAGRGGGEPGGKLAELINKAFGDFAKFKEEFTKVTVGTFGSGWGWLVQRPDGSLALVSTSNAATPLTGDDTPLLTCDVWEHAYYIDYRNARPKYVESFWNLVNWDFVAANLK; encoded by the coding sequence ATGGCCATCGAACTGCCCGCCCTGCCCTACGACCGCACCGCGCTCGAACCGCACATCTCCGGCGAAACCATCGACTTCCACTACGGCAAGCACCACAAGACCTACGTCGACAACCTCAACAAGATGATCGAAGGCACCGAGTTCGCCGGCATGGCGCTCGAGGAGATCATCCGCAAGTCGCAGGGCGGCATGTTCAACAACGCCGCGCAGATCTGGAACCACACCTTCTACTGGAACTGCCTGGCACCGGCGGCTCCTGCAGGGCGCGGCGGCGGCGAGCCCGGCGGCAAGCTGGCCGAGCTGATCAACAAGGCCTTCGGCGACTTCGCCAAGTTCAAGGAAGAGTTCACCAAGGTCACGGTCGGCACGTTCGGTTCGGGCTGGGGCTGGCTGGTGCAGCGTCCGGACGGTTCGCTGGCCCTGGTCAGCACCTCCAACGCCGCCACCCCGCTCACCGGCGACGACACCCCGCTGCTGACCTGCGATGTGTGGGAGCACGCCTACTACATCGACTACCGCAACGCCCGCCCGAAGTACGTCGAGTCGTTCTGGAACCTGGTCAACTGGGACTTCGTGGCTGCAAACCTGAAGTAA